In Salinigranum marinum, one DNA window encodes the following:
- the priS gene encoding DNA primase catalytic subunit PriS has product MDPTTRDYLRRRFRAYYASTDVDLPPGAESREWGYIPWTAGGTTMVRHKSLFDLGDVGTFLGDEGPRHVYFSAAEYHDPGAGTMDEKGWQGADLVFDLDGDHLDGVDESTPYPEMLGECKQALVRLLDLLTDDLGFADEALQVVFSGGRGYHVHVRDDRVRSLDSAARREIVDYLRAIDLDLEGLVRTESNRGTTRRVLKTEGGWGRRTHRRLLSFVDELCGMDEADAVDRLREFDGIGEKRARTVLGAVESTPEAIRTGNLEAGGPGVRTLVEALARETVTAETAPIDEPVTTDLRRLIRFPGSLHGGTGLVVQRVPVDGVDSFDPLVDAVAEPFTDREIEIEVTEPGPVWMDGDRFRMEEGVVSVRECVGVFLLARERAEKPRPDVTPEREHDRR; this is encoded by the coding sequence ATGGACCCCACGACCCGCGACTACCTTCGCCGTCGGTTCCGCGCGTACTACGCGTCGACCGACGTCGACCTCCCTCCCGGTGCGGAGTCACGGGAGTGGGGCTACATCCCCTGGACCGCCGGCGGGACCACGATGGTCCGACACAAGTCGCTGTTCGACCTCGGCGACGTGGGCACCTTCCTCGGCGACGAAGGGCCGCGGCACGTCTACTTCTCGGCCGCGGAGTACCACGATCCCGGCGCGGGAACGATGGACGAGAAAGGGTGGCAGGGCGCCGACCTCGTCTTCGACCTCGACGGCGACCACCTCGACGGGGTCGACGAGTCGACGCCGTACCCGGAGATGCTCGGCGAGTGCAAGCAGGCACTCGTGCGGTTGCTCGACCTCCTGACCGACGATCTCGGCTTCGCCGACGAGGCGTTGCAGGTGGTGTTCTCGGGCGGGCGGGGCTATCACGTCCACGTGCGCGACGACCGGGTTCGAAGCCTGGATTCGGCGGCGCGGCGCGAGATCGTCGACTACCTCCGCGCGATCGACCTCGATCTCGAAGGGCTGGTTCGGACCGAGTCGAACCGGGGGACGACCCGCCGCGTGCTGAAGACCGAGGGCGGGTGGGGCCGACGGACCCACCGTCGACTCCTCTCGTTCGTCGACGAACTCTGCGGGATGGACGAGGCGGACGCCGTCGACCGCCTGCGGGAGTTCGACGGCATCGGGGAGAAGCGCGCGCGGACGGTGCTCGGGGCGGTCGAGTCGACGCCGGAGGCGATCAGGACGGGTAACCTCGAAGCGGGTGGTCCCGGCGTCCGCACCCTGGTCGAGGCGCTCGCCCGCGAGACGGTGACCGCCGAGACCGCACCCATCGACGAACCGGTGACGACGGACCTCCGGCGGCTCATTCGCTTCCCCGGGAGCCTCCACGGCGGAACCGGCCTCGTGGTCCAACGCGTGCCTGTCGACGGGGTCGACTCGTTCGACCCACTCGTCGACGCGGTCGCCGAACCGTTCACCGACCGCGAGATCGAGATCGAGGTGACCGAGCCCGGCCCCGTTTGGATGGACGGCGACAGGTTTAGGATGGAGGAGGGTGTCGTCTCGGTTCGTGAGTGCGTGGGCGTGTTCCTCCTCGCACGCGAGCGCGCGGAGAAACCCCGACCCGACGTGACCCCCGAACGCGAACACGACCGACGATGA
- a CDS encoding substrate-binding domain-containing protein, translated as MVDTEPHDGGSGVSRRSFVKAAGASGVAVGLAGCVSTGGGDGGSGDGGSGGSTDTPINTDAPTEEITIQWAADTRVADSSDEVIQAMREAGLPDNINVEILAGSQVTDNRQSQYQQWLSSGREDPTLLMMDSGWTIPFIAREQLQNLSQSLPNEMVSQIEENYFEASVNTAQGADGDLYGIPLFPDFPTMQYRKDLLREAGYGDSDFETWATESMSWAEFSQVTREAMDANADADNSYGNADQQYGYTFQANAYEGLSCCDFNEFMTSWGGAYFGDPSQNLFGPVGDRPITIDEEAVLQSIRMVRKFIHGSDDPEALGEEYAGNIAPEAVLQWTEEPSRSPFTNGATVMHRNWPYSIVINGAEDVFGEDLGVMPIPYGVPESEAQYPMTGGPVAALGGWHMTMNPNSSSAKKQAAVQVLRTMMQDSFKLEIFRIIGWIPPEPSLLDSSEAAEVDVIGRYTQQLKVAGENAIPRPVTVVWPQQSGRISTQVNATYAREKSPEQAMSDLKSQLQQIENSA; from the coding sequence ATGGTTGATACTGAGCCACACGACGGTGGATCGGGTGTGTCGCGTCGAAGTTTCGTCAAGGCGGCCGGGGCGTCGGGCGTCGCAGTCGGGCTCGCCGGCTGTGTGAGCACCGGCGGCGGTGACGGGGGGAGCGGCGACGGCGGCTCCGGTGGCTCGACCGACACGCCGATCAACACCGACGCACCGACCGAGGAGATCACGATCCAGTGGGCGGCGGACACGCGCGTCGCGGACTCCTCCGACGAGGTGATCCAGGCGATGCGGGAGGCGGGGCTTCCGGACAACATCAACGTCGAGATCCTCGCGGGGTCGCAGGTCACCGACAACCGGCAGTCGCAGTATCAGCAGTGGCTGAGTTCGGGTCGCGAGGACCCCACTCTCCTCATGATGGACAGCGGGTGGACGATCCCGTTCATCGCCCGCGAACAGCTCCAGAACCTGAGCCAGTCGCTCCCGAACGAGATGGTGAGCCAGATCGAGGAGAACTACTTCGAGGCGTCGGTCAACACCGCACAGGGGGCGGACGGTGACCTGTACGGCATCCCGCTGTTCCCGGACTTCCCGACGATGCAGTACCGCAAAGACCTGCTTCGTGAGGCCGGCTACGGCGACTCCGACTTCGAAACCTGGGCCACCGAGTCCATGTCGTGGGCGGAGTTCTCGCAGGTCACCCGAGAGGCGATGGACGCCAACGCCGACGCGGACAACTCCTACGGGAACGCCGACCAGCAGTACGGCTACACGTTCCAGGCGAACGCCTACGAGGGGCTGTCGTGCTGTGACTTCAACGAGTTCATGACCTCCTGGGGCGGCGCGTACTTCGGCGACCCCTCCCAGAACCTCTTCGGCCCGGTCGGAGACCGCCCGATCACCATCGACGAGGAGGCCGTCCTGCAGTCGATCCGGATGGTCCGGAAGTTCATCCACGGCTCGGACGACCCCGAGGCGCTCGGCGAGGAGTACGCGGGCAACATCGCCCCCGAGGCGGTGCTCCAGTGGACCGAGGAGCCCTCGCGGTCGCCCTTCACGAACGGCGCGACGGTGATGCACCGCAACTGGCCGTACTCGATCGTCATCAACGGCGCGGAGGACGTCTTCGGCGAGGACCTCGGCGTTATGCCGATCCCGTACGGTGTCCCCGAGAGCGAGGCGCAGTACCCGATGACCGGCGGCCCGGTCGCCGCCCTCGGCGGCTGGCACATGACGATGAACCCGAACTCGTCGTCGGCGAAGAAGCAGGCGGCAGTGCAGGTCCTGCGCACGATGATGCAGGACTCGTTCAAGCTCGAGATCTTCCGCATCATCGGCTGGATCCCGCCGGAGCCGTCCCTGCTCGACTCCAGCGAGGCCGCCGAGGTCGACGTGATCGGCCGGTACACCCAGCAGCTGAAAGTCGCCGGCGAGAACGCTATCCCGCGGCCCGTCACCGTCGTCTGGCCACAGCAGTCCGGCCGGATCTCCACGCAGGTCAACGCCACGTACGCGCGGGAAAAGTCGCCCGAACAGGCGATGTCGGATCTCAAGTCGCAGCTCCAGCAGATCGAGAACAGCGCCTAA
- a CDS encoding sugar ABC transporter permease gives MENLSEAQYAYLLLIPALVLLLVIAIYPLASTFLMSLSADALTGSARLGEFVGFQNYVQLLTGQIDFKLPAPFLPSGGTAFIQSALGVTLVFTALSVLFETIIGFGQALVLDQEFRGRRWVRVAIIIPWAVPIVIQGMIFFLMFQPNIGFLIGSAENPTLLNQLGISTTPLRNTVDSLTLIIIADVWKTTAFMALLILAGMQSIDRSLYNVAKVSGASPWQRFKMITLPLILPTILVAMLFRTIAAMRVYGIIETMAGCSTVPSLSCLVVTTFNSRLYGTSATVAFVTAAIIAVVVSIYIVKFADAEGGAF, from the coding sequence ATGGAGAACCTCTCGGAGGCGCAGTACGCGTATCTCCTGTTGATCCCAGCGTTGGTGCTGCTTCTCGTCATCGCCATCTACCCGTTGGCGTCGACGTTCCTGATGTCGTTGTCGGCGGACGCCCTCACCGGCTCCGCTCGGCTCGGTGAGTTCGTCGGCTTCCAGAACTACGTACAGCTGCTGACCGGACAGATCGACTTCAAACTCCCCGCGCCGTTCCTGCCCAGTGGCGGGACGGCGTTCATCCAGAGCGCACTGGGCGTGACGCTCGTCTTCACCGCTCTCAGCGTGCTGTTCGAGACGATCATCGGCTTCGGCCAGGCGCTCGTTCTCGACCAGGAGTTCCGCGGCCGGCGGTGGGTCCGCGTCGCCATCATCATCCCGTGGGCGGTGCCGATCGTTATCCAGGGGATGATCTTCTTCCTGATGTTCCAGCCGAACATCGGCTTCCTCATCGGCTCGGCGGAGAACCCGACACTGCTCAACCAACTGGGCATCAGCACGACACCGCTGCGGAACACGGTCGACTCGCTGACGCTCATCATCATCGCCGACGTCTGGAAGACCACGGCGTTCATGGCGCTTTTGATCCTCGCGGGGATGCAGAGCATCGACCGCTCGCTGTACAACGTCGCCAAGGTCTCCGGTGCGTCGCCGTGGCAGCGTTTCAAGATGATCACGCTCCCGCTGATCCTGCCGACCATCCTCGTCGCGATGCTGTTCCGGACCATCGCCGCGATGCGCGTCTACGGGATCATCGAGACGATGGCGGGCTGTTCGACGGTGCCGTCGCTGTCGTGTCTCGTCGTGACGACGTTCAACTCACGGCTGTACGGCACCTCGGCGACCGTCGCGTTCGTGACCGCGGCCATCATCGCGGTCGTGGTCTCGATCTACATCGTCAAGTTCGCCGACGCCGAGGGAGGTGCGTTCTAG
- a CDS encoding carbohydrate ABC transporter permease, with protein MATDNPAKEMGQMEDAPISRGPLATWVSKVIKNPERAYRAMFYVLTIFFLITTLFPFYWLLVLALTPNQAISNMGLVPKGFNPGVFVTMFERVPFHLYMFNSFVLGISTTVIVLLLASLAGYVFGRLRFPGKNVLMLAILAISYFPPAAFLIPLFQLFTGNVALTFMIPGLPEITVASPDTFNTPIPMVMPFSALFLPLSIFILTTFYGQIPDGLEDAARVEGTTRLGALFRVIIPLSAPGVATAGVLTFISVYNEFFFSFLMNNGEASSWAPIVAGILKYQGQFDTPYNLMAAASIVGVLPVAILVIIAQERIVSGLTAGALKE; from the coding sequence ATGGCGACCGACAACCCGGCGAAAGAGATGGGCCAGATGGAGGACGCGCCGATCTCGCGCGGGCCGCTCGCCACCTGGGTGAGCAAGGTCATCAAGAACCCCGAGCGCGCGTACCGCGCGATGTTCTACGTGCTCACCATCTTCTTCCTGATCACGACGCTGTTTCCCTTCTACTGGCTGCTCGTGCTCGCGCTCACGCCGAACCAGGCCATCTCGAACATGGGGCTCGTCCCCAAGGGGTTCAACCCCGGCGTCTTCGTCACGATGTTCGAGCGGGTGCCGTTCCACCTCTACATGTTCAACAGCTTCGTTCTCGGCATCTCAACGACCGTCATCGTGCTGCTGCTGGCGTCGCTCGCCGGCTACGTGTTCGGACGCCTCCGGTTCCCCGGGAAGAACGTACTGATGCTCGCCATCCTGGCGATCTCGTACTTCCCGCCGGCGGCGTTCCTCATCCCGCTGTTCCAGTTGTTCACTGGGAACGTGGCTTTGACGTTCATGATACCGGGCTTGCCCGAGATCACAGTCGCGTCACCGGACACGTTCAACACGCCGATCCCGATGGTGATGCCGTTCAGCGCGCTGTTCCTGCCGCTGTCGATATTCATCCTCACGACGTTCTACGGCCAGATCCCCGACGGTCTGGAGGACGCCGCGCGGGTGGAAGGTACCACCAGACTCGGCGCGCTGTTCCGCGTCATCATCCCGCTGTCGGCACCCGGTGTCGCGACCGCCGGCGTGCTGACGTTCATCTCGGTGTACAACGAGTTCTTCTTCTCGTTCCTGATGAACAACGGCGAGGCCTCGTCGTGGGCACCGATCGTCGCCGGTATCCTGAAGTATCAGGGCCAGTTCGACACGCCGTACAACCTGATGGCGGCTGCGAGTATCGTCGGGGTTCTGCCCGTGGCAATCCTGGTCATCATCGCTCAGGAGCGGATCGTGAGCGGACTGACCGCCGGAGCACTCAAGGAGTAA
- a CDS encoding ABC transporter ATP-binding protein, giving the protein MGDVKLENVYKRYEDVTAVDDMNIHIRDGEFVCLVGPSGCGKSTTMEMVAGLTIPSEGKVFIGGREVTNLPPKDRGIAMVFQNIALFPHMDVYDNISFGLRLRDFDKEEIDRRVERAAEIVQITNMLERMPDEMSGGQRQRVAIARAIVRNPEVFLMDEPLANLDAKLRVHMRTELQRLHKELQTTIIYVTHDQAEAMTMSDRIAVIDSGNLQQIDPPLVCYNEPANMFVATFIGSPAMNMVDGRITEDGWSNDNISVDFDPSQYGVTPGDEVAMGIRPEDVYPVDKAGSLESQTKVISADTDVMEPMGDETFVYLLLSEDAQIDLEEGSGSGQLLMSVSPDTPIEEDQTIEVVLDRSKVHLFDRETGEAIQHGLDGLTSPGSAAEAAESDD; this is encoded by the coding sequence ATGGGAGACGTCAAACTCGAGAACGTGTACAAGCGGTACGAAGACGTAACGGCAGTCGACGACATGAACATCCACATCAGGGACGGCGAATTCGTCTGTCTCGTCGGTCCCTCAGGGTGTGGGAAGTCCACGACGATGGAGATGGTCGCCGGACTCACCATCCCCTCGGAGGGGAAGGTGTTCATCGGCGGGCGTGAGGTGACGAACCTCCCGCCGAAGGACCGCGGCATCGCGATGGTGTTCCAGAACATCGCGCTGTTCCCGCACATGGACGTCTACGACAACATCTCCTTCGGGCTCCGACTGCGGGACTTCGACAAGGAGGAGATCGACCGCCGCGTCGAGCGCGCCGCGGAGATCGTCCAGATCACTAACATGCTCGAGCGCATGCCCGACGAGATGTCCGGCGGGCAGCGTCAGCGCGTCGCTATCGCCCGCGCGATCGTCCGGAACCCCGAAGTGTTCCTGATGGACGAGCCGCTGGCCAACCTCGACGCCAAGCTCCGCGTCCACATGCGCACGGAGCTGCAGCGCCTCCACAAGGAGCTGCAGACGACGATTATCTACGTGACGCACGACCAGGCCGAGGCGATGACGATGAGCGACCGGATCGCGGTCATCGACTCGGGCAACCTCCAGCAGATCGATCCGCCGCTGGTCTGTTACAACGAACCGGCGAACATGTTCGTCGCGACGTTCATCGGCTCGCCGGCGATGAACATGGTCGACGGGCGCATCACCGAGGACGGCTGGAGCAACGACAACATCTCGGTCGACTTCGACCCCTCGCAGTACGGCGTCACGCCCGGCGACGAGGTCGCGATGGGGATCCGGCCCGAAGACGTCTACCCGGTCGACAAGGCGGGCAGCCTCGAGAGCCAGACGAAGGTCATCAGCGCCGACACGGACGTCATGGAGCCGATGGGCGACGAGACGTTCGTCTACCTCCTCCTCTCGGAGGACGCCCAGATCGACCTCGAAGAGGGCTCCGGCAGCGGGCAGTTGCTCATGAGCGTCTCGCCCGACACGCCAATCGAGGAGGACCAGACCATCGAGGTCGTCCTCGACCGCTCGAAGGTCCACCTGTTCGATCGTGAGACCGGCGAGGCGATCCAACACGGCCTCGACGGACTCACCAGTCCCGGCAGTGCGGCCGAAGCCGCCGAGAGCGACGACTGA